ATCACACTCATGAAAACTTGTGGAAAGTTCGTCGAAGCCCAAGAGGAAACAGAAATTTTAAAAGAAGTAGAAGGACTTGGGACAGAAGCGACACGAAGCGGTATTATTGAAACGATAAAAAAGCACGGGTACATTCAAGTGAACAAAAACATCGTTTCAATTACCGATAAAGGACGTATTTTATGTGAGGCTATCGAGGGTAGCTTACTAGCAAGTCCATCGATGACCGCAAAATGGGAAACGTACCTGCGGAAAATTGGAAATGGTGACGGAGCTGCAGATTATTTTTTAAATAACATCGCAAAGTTTATCGATTCACTAATTCAAAACGTTCCGAAGCAAATTGAAGCTGCTTCTTTCCAAGTGAAATCGATTCCTTCAACAGCCAAAGCACCCAAAAGAAACGTTGCCGTTGCAACTTGTCCAGCTTGCCAAAAAGGAACAATTGTCACGCGCAAAGGCTTTTATGGATGCACAGCGTACAAAGATGGATGTAAGCAAACTTTTCCTGGCATTTTTCTTAAAAAGAAAATTACACCGACACAAGTAAAACTGCTTTGTACAAATGGTCAAACAAATATCATTAAAGGTTTTGTTGCAAAAAGCGGAAAGAAATTCAATGCTGCTTTAAAGCTAGAGGCAGGAAAACTCGTTCTAGAGTTTACAAATAGCACGCAGAAGAGCCCTACTAAATAAAAACAAACTTAAAGGGACAAATGAATGCGAGAAGTCCCTATACTTAGTTAAAATAAGCGTAAAAGGGGATGTTAACTATACTACGTTAACATCCCCTTTTGGTATCTCAATCCATGATGATATAACTAACACAAATTAAAAATTATAGACTTTCACTCGCAGACTTAATCATTTCTTCAATCATTTTACTAGCGTTTTCTGCTGCTACTTTAACGAAGTCTTCATACTTTACATCCGCCTCGCCGCCGGCATCATCCGAGATTGCGCGAATAATAACAAATGGTACTTCATTCAAGAAGGCAACATGAGCGATTGCTGCGCCTTCCATTTCTACAGCATATGGAGAGAAGTTCTCTGTAATCCATTCTTTTCGTTCCGGACTTGCAATGAATTGGTCACCACTTGCGATTCTTCCTTGGTACACGTTGATATCATCAGTTAATCCTTCAGCTGCAGACTGTGCGAGCTGAATTAACTTTTCATCGGCCTCGAAATAACTTGTGTCCATACGGGCAATGATACCAGGTTTTTCTCCAAATGCAGTAATATCGAAATCATGTTGGACTGCATCCGTTGAAATAACGATATCTCCAATCGTGACGTCCGGGCTTAGACCACCTGCTACGCCAGAGTTGATTAGATAATCAGCTCCAAAATGATCAACTAACGCTTGAGCACAAGCAGCTGCATTCACCTTTCCAACGCCTGATTGAACTAAGACAATATTTTCTCCACCTAATGTTCCTTGATAAAACTCCATTCCCGCGATTGTTTCAGTATTTTCGATTTCCATTTTATCACGAAGAATTTCAACTTCTTCAATCATAGCACCAATAACCCCAATCACTCGTTCATTCGATTGTTCGGCATTCACCTTTTCTTCTTGTTGTTCTGATGAAGTGGCGGTTGAACCTTCTTGTTTGGTAGAACAACCAAATAACGCTAAGACTGCAAGTACCATTAGCGTAATAAATTTAATATTCATTCTGTTTCTCATAGTTGTAAACTCCTCCTAATTACCATTAAACACGAACATTATTTAATAACCAATAATTAATGTTCGCCTTTTACCTAACTAGTATATAACGGTAATTTAAAAAGTGCAATACATTTTCCATATAAAAATATAAAAAACAGGTAAAGGAAAACGGATTGTTTTTCTTTACCTGTTTATAACAGTTATTATGTATTTTCACCTAACATTAATCTCTAATTCAAGTTGTGAAAGGTGATCTTGATACAATTCTTCATAATACTCTTTTGCTAAGAACTTAATTTCTTGGTCGCTAGCATCAGGTTTTTTCTCCCAAACTTCTTTTTCAATATCATCAATAATTCGATCGCGCATCATACTTTCTTCCATGTAAAGTCTTATATTGGATTTATAATTCTTTTCTCCGTATCGCTGGATCATTTCCTGTACAGTAGGCATTTCAGCAATTAACGCATTGAAACGTTTTACTTCAGCTTCTAATTTATCTACAGGGATAAAATAATTCTTT
This window of the Sporosarcina ureilytica genome carries:
- a CDS encoding 5'-methylthioadenosine/adenosylhomocysteine nucleosidase is translated as MRNRMNIKFITLMVLAVLALFGCSTKQEGSTATSSEQQEEKVNAEQSNERVIGVIGAMIEEVEILRDKMEIENTETIAGMEFYQGTLGGENIVLVQSGVGKVNAAACAQALVDHFGADYLINSGVAGGLSPDVTIGDIVISTDAVQHDFDITAFGEKPGIIARMDTSYFEADEKLIQLAQSAAEGLTDDINVYQGRIASGDQFIASPERKEWITENFSPYAVEMEGAAIAHVAFLNEVPFVIIRAISDDAGGEADVKYEDFVKVAAENASKMIEEMIKSASESL